The proteins below come from a single Candidatus Bathyarchaeota archaeon genomic window:
- a CDS encoding C2H2-type zinc finger protein, which yields MSEPDYPYPKRPIEPIENVSDNLPPMPPEPPPSPPPPETIPIPTRFSCSLCGKAFNTREELTLHTQTTHQSPKKQV from the coding sequence ATGAGTGAACCCGACTATCCCTACCCCAAAAGGCCAATCGAACCCATAGAAAACGTATCGGACAATCTGCCGCCGATGCCTCCTGAGCCGCCGCCAAGCCCGCCGCCACCCGAAACCATCCCCATACCCACAAGGTTTAGCTGCTCACTATGCGGCAAAGCCTTCAACACCCGAGAAGAGTTAACGCTGCATACGCAGACGACGCATCAGAGCCCCAAAAAGCAAGTTTAA
- a CDS encoding PQQ-binding-like beta-propeller repeat protein — protein sequence MANLIVFTLILSVLTSAILITQTMPAQAEESSNEWPMFHQNSARTGLGSGDPISPNLIWNYTMLEGASSAVVADGVVYVICDNENLTAFNALNGSLLWSYWTDSFFPASPAVVKGVVYVGTYIGDVLAVDATNGVLLWDYQSYKDEGEGFSEAIDSSPAVVNGIVYVGSKNGNVYALNATTGERVWMYSTENTIESSPAVVEGILFIGSDDGRVYALNADTGALVWSYTVNEMFESNILVFAGDPAVANGVVYIAFEKGFYALNAHNGAPLWSLIAVDYRSEYSAIISPTVSGGIVYICARNGTFYALNAGNGEVIWAAADGWLTSSPAALGNIIYCGGRDGSIYALNAANGAKIWNYTLLADTEWGITSNPVVAYGVLYIGTSDGLYAIGNPEFSAPTPPPQNPTPTPAPSDPTVILLFGLTRFQIAVIGIFASIGALLVVVIALPTKTIKNSRCLALSTSVKAAIVGLSLSFIAGLFSNTLLISNALSGSWITGGLVIFAVNNFVAFSVFYLIGWKSNALPQLKAVAMGFFLATIAGYFIGEALSAVLYEYFFSEPLNSFALGLLSFTPMQVFPDVFLYLPFLYLFFAGMCALVLGAQRKKRKQTSQTHTFANEEEKT from the coding sequence ATGGCTAACCTGATAGTGTTTACTTTAATTCTATCAGTTTTAACTTCCGCTATACTTATCACCCAAACCATGCCTGCTCAAGCAGAAGAATCCTCCAACGAGTGGCCTATGTTTCATCAAAATAGCGCCCGAACAGGGCTTGGAAGCGGTGACCCAATCTCGCCAAACCTAATCTGGAATTATACCATGCTTGAGGGAGCATCTTCTGCTGTAGTAGCCGATGGAGTAGTTTATGTAATCTGTGATAATGAGAACTTGACTGCTTTTAACGCCCTTAACGGATCGCTACTTTGGAGTTACTGGACAGACTCATTCTTTCCTGCCTCGCCCGCGGTAGTAAAAGGGGTTGTTTACGTTGGCACCTATATCGGCGACGTTTTGGCTGTAGATGCAACTAATGGAGTTTTGCTTTGGGATTATCAATCATATAAAGATGAAGGGGAAGGCTTTTCTGAAGCAATAGATTCCTCGCCGGCTGTGGTTAACGGCATTGTGTATGTTGGCTCAAAAAACGGGAACGTTTATGCACTTAATGCAACAACGGGCGAAAGAGTTTGGATGTACAGTACAGAGAACACGATTGAGTCGTCGCCAGCGGTAGTGGAAGGAATTCTCTTCATTGGCTCTGACGACGGCAGAGTTTACGCCCTAAACGCGGATACCGGAGCGCTTGTTTGGAGCTACACGGTTAATGAAATGTTTGAGTCCAACATTCTAGTGTTTGCAGGCGACCCGGCGGTAGCTAACGGGGTGGTATATATTGCCTTTGAGAAGGGGTTTTATGCGTTAAATGCGCATAACGGTGCGCCGCTTTGGAGTTTGATCGCGGTTGACTATCGAAGTGAGTATTCGGCAATCATATCACCGACGGTTTCTGGCGGAATAGTCTATATATGCGCAAGAAACGGGACCTTCTATGCCTTAAACGCGGGTAATGGCGAAGTAATTTGGGCTGCTGCCGATGGTTGGTTAACTTCAAGTCCCGCAGCCTTAGGCAACATCATCTATTGCGGGGGGCGAGACGGCAGCATTTATGCTTTGAACGCAGCCAACGGTGCAAAAATCTGGAATTACACCCTGCTAGCTGACACGGAATGGGGCATAACTTCAAACCCTGTGGTGGCTTATGGAGTACTATACATCGGTACTTCGGATGGACTCTATGCAATAGGTAACCCCGAATTTAGCGCGCCTACTCCGCCGCCGCAGAATCCCACTCCGACGCCAGCGCCATCTGACCCCACAGTTATTCTTCTATTTGGTTTAACCAGATTTCAAATCGCGGTAATAGGCATATTTGCTTCTATAGGGGCATTGTTGGTTGTAGTTATTGCGCTTCCAACAAAAACCATAAAGAACAGCAGGTGTTTGGCGTTAAGCACCTCAGTGAAAGCAGCGATTGTTGGGCTGTCACTCTCCTTTATTGCAGGGTTATTCTCTAATACTCTGCTAATTAGTAATGCCCTTTCAGGTAGCTGGATAACGGGGGGATTGGTAATTTTTGCAGTTAACAATTTTGTTGCATTCAGCGTTTTCTATCTTATCGGCTGGAAGTCGAATGCTTTGCCTCAACTCAAGGCGGTAGCGATGGGTTTCTTCTTAGCCACTATAGCAGGTTACTTTATTGGGGAAGCATTATCCGCAGTTTTGTACGAGTACTTCTTTTCTGAACCCCTCAATTCTTTTGCGCTCGGCTTGTTATCATTTACACCCATGCAGGTATTCCCAGATGTGTTTCTTTATCTGCCGTTTCTCTACCTGTTCTTTGCCGGAATGTGCGCCCTAGTATTAGGCGCCCAAAGAAAAAAACGCAAACAAACCTCGCAAACTCACACATTTGCAAACGAGGAAGAAAAAACATGA